In Strix uralensis isolate ZFMK-TIS-50842 chromosome 18, bStrUra1, whole genome shotgun sequence, one DNA window encodes the following:
- the LOC141951574 gene encoding protein FAM83D-like, whose translation MANPSQCLEEGAGRWPPRPPGPYSEAQRLALEELVAGGPEALRAFLRREQLPPFLSEPEVQAIARGALPPAAAPEPAGEPSAGASLDASSLTYFPERSDLEPPALELGWPGFASGAFRGLTRVEAHFQPGCGDSIYGCKEAVRRQIRSARQVIALVMDSFTDIDIFGDLQDAYNNRNVPVYILLDQDFLPHFLEMCKNLGVCPEQESLMRVRTLTGNTYYMRSGAKIVGKVHEKFMLIDGIRVTTGSYSFTWSDGKLNSSNLLLLSGQVVEHFDLQFRILYAQSMPISPKWPSSCRNSGIFDHLTNRIESPKEYTVEGNLRAEFARLSSTPKKPLKELDLAEDTPGGKACKLGHSCLCEEEWFSDQVAIVERKSTSTQTGPWEEKPVVTVCNAAMQAAAVTAEAGTQTSVAARMTGTQTAVLLKAAVTQTKEDEYTETPLLHRKLSKEGFSLSGKAVSSSSLRSLSSSSSQCSLASSTGSLSSLRSFEYSSSYRAEYFQKLHKERQFHYSTIRSKLSHMVDILSRRGRAPDNYMTQYTGRCNLKQRRDISASLRSLRDVSLFSLRK comes from the exons ATGGCCAACCCGTCGCAGTGCCTGGAGGAGGGCGCCGGGCGCtggccgccgcggccgcccgggccGTACAGCGAGGCGCAGCGGCTGgcgctggaggagctggtggcgGGCGGCCCCGAGGCGCTGCGGGCCTTCCTGCGGCGGGAGCAGCTGCCGCCGTTCCTGTCGGAGCCCGAGGTGCAGGCCATCGCGCGGGGCGCcctgccgcccgccgcggccccggagCCGGCGGGCGAGCCCTCGGCCGGCGCCTCCCTCGACGCCTCCTCGCTCACCTACTTCCCCGAGCGCTCGGACCTGGAGccgccggcgctggagctgggctggccGGGCTTCGCCAGCGGCGCCTTCCGCGGGCTGACGCGGGTGGAGGCTCACTTCCAGCCGGGCTGCGGGGACAGCATCTACGGCTGCAAGGAGGCGGTGCGGCGGCAGATCCGCTCCGCCCGGCAG GTGATTGCCCTTGTGATGGATTCCTTCACGGATATTGATATCTTTGGTGACCTTCAGGATGCCTATAACAACCGCAACGTCCCTGTCTATATCCTTCTTGACCAGGACTTTCTACCCCATTTCTTGGAAATGTGCAAGAATTTGGGGGTTTGTCCTGAGCAGGAAAGT CTGATGAGAGTTCGAACTCTCACGGGGAACACATACTACATGAGGTCAGGTGCCAAAATTGTTGGGAAAGTCCATGAGAAGTTCATGTTAATTGATGGCATTagagtgacaacaggctcctaCAG TTTCACATGGTCCGATGGGAAGCTGAACAGCAGTAACTTGCTGCTATTGTCAGGTCAAGTGGTTGAACACTTTGACCTCCAGTTCAGGATTCTTTATGCCCAGTCGATGCCCATCAGCCCTAAATGGCCGTCCAGCTGCAGGAACAGTGGGATATTTGATCATCTGACGAACAGAATAGAGTCCCCCAAAGAATATACTGTGGAAGGCAACTTGAGAGCAGAATTTGCCAGGTTGTCTAGTACTCCAAAGAAACCCTTGAAAGAACTAGATCTGGCTGAAGATACTCCTGGAGGCAAAGCTTGTAAGCTGGGGCATTCTTGCCTCTGTGAAGAGGAGTGGTTCAGTGATCAAGTGGCCATAGTGGAACGGAAAAGCACATCGACTCAGACTGGCCCATGGGAAGAGAAGCCTGTAGTGACGGTGTGTAATGCTGCCATGCAGGCCGCTGCTGTAACGGCAGAAGCTGGCACTCAGACGTCTGTCGCTGCTAGAATGACGGGCACCCAGACTGCAGTTTTGCTGAAGGCTGCAGTGACACAGACAAAGGAAGATGAGTACACAGAAACACCCCTGCTTCACAGAAAGCTGTCAAAAGAAGGATTTTCTCTGTCTGGAAAGGCTGTATCAAGTTCCAGTCTGCGATCACTGTCTTCGTCATCATCCCAGTGCTCTCTTGCAAGCTCTACCGGCTCACTGTCTTCTCTCCGGTCCTTTGAATATTCTAGCAGTTACAGGGCAGAATATTTCCAAAAACTGCATAAAGAGAGGCAATTCCACTATTCTACTATCAGGTCGAAGCTTAGCCACATGGTGGATATCCTATCCCGGAGGGGACGCGCGCCTGACAACTACATGACCCAATACACTGGAAGATGCAATCTAAAACAGAGGCGTGACATCAGTGCCAGCCTGCGCAGCCTCCGGGACGTTTCACTCTTTTCTTTGCGTAAATGA